A portion of the Paenibacillus hamazuiensis genome contains these proteins:
- a CDS encoding peptide methionine sulfoxide reductase, whose product MGRGISQLANAINERVKKKSATPDIVDLGVIGEDGSLRLDRFGPSIPSSDYLVADWTVNASIPVESRVYRSASPVSSSGDDTPETTYSPLSRMDFVAGDDSSHIPTLELHFAKALRPGDRVLVLWVRDDPVIISKIASGNET is encoded by the coding sequence ATGGGACGGGGAATCAGCCAGCTTGCAAATGCAATTAACGAGAGAGTCAAGAAGAAATCCGCGACACCGGACATCGTTGATTTAGGAGTCATCGGAGAAGATGGCAGCTTGCGGCTAGACCGATTCGGCCCCTCCATCCCCAGCAGTGACTACTTGGTGGCCGACTGGACGGTGAACGCTTCAATTCCGGTTGAATCCCGCGTCTATCGGAGCGCGTCGCCGGTCAGTTCATCCGGCGACGATACGCCGGAGACGACCTATTCCCCACTCTCCAGGATGGATTTTGTCGCCGGAGACGACAGCAGCCACATTCCAACTTTGGAACTGCACTTCGCCAAAGCTCTCCGGCCAGGGGATCGGGTGCTGGTATTGTGGGTACGGGATGATCCCGTCATCATTAGCAAGATCGCATCCGGTAATGAGACATGA
- a CDS encoding Mor transcription activator family protein, whose amino-acid sequence MEDWMKELSLDLIPNNLHPLVEMTGIETFLKLCSYYGGSNVYFPRDETMLMPLRNQRIKQEYNGHNLVEICRKFRLSERQTRHILNKQ is encoded by the coding sequence TTGGAAGACTGGATGAAGGAATTGAGTCTTGATTTAATTCCAAATAATCTTCATCCTTTGGTTGAAATGACGGGCATCGAAACTTTTTTGAAGCTTTGCTCCTATTATGGAGGCAGCAATGTCTATTTCCCGAGGGATGAAACCATGCTTATGCCACTAAGAAATCAGCGAATCAAGCAGGAATACAATGGACACAACCTGGTTGAAATTTGCCGGAAATTCCGACTGAGCGAACGGCAAACCCGGCACATTCTGAATAAGCAATGA
- a CDS encoding Mor transcription activator family protein has product MKEQWVAELTPEDVPERYRPIAELIGVENLVKLGDYSKGDTIYIPSGKYFLRVIRDYKMKKEYTGGSVKELAKKYGLSERRAREIVIGD; this is encoded by the coding sequence TTGAAAGAACAGTGGGTTGCAGAACTAACGCCGGAAGATGTACCGGAAAGATACCGCCCAATCGCGGAACTGATCGGCGTCGAGAACCTCGTTAAACTGGGCGATTATTCTAAAGGGGACACCATTTATATTCCATCCGGCAAATACTTTCTACGGGTCATTCGGGACTACAAAATGAAGAAAGAATACACCGGTGGGAGCGTTAAGGAATTAGCTAAAAAGTATGGATTGAGCGAACGCCGTGCTCGGGAAATAGTCATTGGGGATTAA